Proteins encoded in a region of the Vitis riparia cultivar Riparia Gloire de Montpellier isolate 1030 chromosome 7, EGFV_Vit.rip_1.0, whole genome shotgun sequence genome:
- the LOC117918850 gene encoding mediator of RNA polymerase II transcription subunit 19a isoform X3 — MDPEGAKFGRGPRELTGAVDLINHYKLVAHHEFFCKRSLPLSISDTHYLHNVVGDTEIRKGDGMQLDQLIQNTSYSRDTNVRIQPFDLDVLREAFQLRETAPIDLPPAEKGIPTIAGKSKSESKDKERKHKKHKDRDKDKDKEHKKHKHRHNRSKEKDKEKKDRSGQHDSAADHSKKHHEKKRKHDGEEDVNDIQRHKKNKNSV; from the exons ATGGATCCTGAAGGTGCAAAATTTGGAAGAG GGCCAAGAGAACTAACTGGTGCAGTAGATCTCATAAATCATTACAAGTTGGTGGCTCACCATGAGTTTTTCTGCAAGAGGTCACTTCCTTTGTCAATTTCCGACACACACTATCTTCACAATGTGGTGGGGGACACAGAGATCAGAAAAGGAGATGGAATGCAACTGGATCAACTTATTCAGAACACCTCCTATTCCAGAGATACGAATGTGCGTATACAACCTTTTGACCTAGATGTTCTCAGGGAGGCATTCCAACTAAGGGAAACTGCTCCAATTGATCTGCCTCCT GCAGAGAAGGGGATTCCAACAATTGCTGGAAAATCAAAAAGTGAATCAAAAGACAAGGAGAGGAAGCATAAAAAGCACAAGGATAGAGACAAAGACAAGGATAAAGAGCATAAGAAGCACAAGCACCGCCATAATCGAAGTAAAGAGAAGGACAAGGAGAAGAAGGATAGAAGTGGGCAGCATGATTCTGCTGCTGATCACTCAAAGAAACACCATGAGAAG AAAAGGAAGCATGATGGGGAGGAAGATGTTAATGACATTCAGAGACACAAGAAAAATAAG AATAGTGTCTGA
- the LOC117918850 gene encoding mediator of RNA polymerase II transcription subunit 19a isoform X2 produces MDPEGAKFGRGPRELTGAVDLINHYKLVAHHEFFCKRSLPLSISDTHYLHNVVGDTEIRKGDGMQLDQLIQNTSYSRDTNVRIQPFDLDVLREAFQLRETAPIDLPPAEKGIPTIAGKSKSESKDKERKHKKHKDRDKDKDKEHKKHKHRHNRSKEKDKEKKDRSGQHDSAADHSKKHHEKKRKHDGEEDVNDIQRHKKNKYLPQLSSPLFH; encoded by the exons ATGGATCCTGAAGGTGCAAAATTTGGAAGAG GGCCAAGAGAACTAACTGGTGCAGTAGATCTCATAAATCATTACAAGTTGGTGGCTCACCATGAGTTTTTCTGCAAGAGGTCACTTCCTTTGTCAATTTCCGACACACACTATCTTCACAATGTGGTGGGGGACACAGAGATCAGAAAAGGAGATGGAATGCAACTGGATCAACTTATTCAGAACACCTCCTATTCCAGAGATACGAATGTGCGTATACAACCTTTTGACCTAGATGTTCTCAGGGAGGCATTCCAACTAAGGGAAACTGCTCCAATTGATCTGCCTCCT GCAGAGAAGGGGATTCCAACAATTGCTGGAAAATCAAAAAGTGAATCAAAAGACAAGGAGAGGAAGCATAAAAAGCACAAGGATAGAGACAAAGACAAGGATAAAGAGCATAAGAAGCACAAGCACCGCCATAATCGAAGTAAAGAGAAGGACAAGGAGAAGAAGGATAGAAGTGGGCAGCATGATTCTGCTGCTGATCACTCAAAGAAACACCATGAGAAG AAAAGGAAGCATGATGGGGAGGAAGATGTTAATGACATTCAGAGACACAAGAAAAATAAG TATCTTCCTCAATTAAGCTCTCCGCTTTTCCACTAA
- the LOC117919178 gene encoding formin-like protein 1, protein MPTAATGFLWLLVVLSYGGTHHQTAALSRRILHQPFFPLDSTPPSPPPSPPQTPFSGSTPDPGSFFPTEHSPPPPPPATARPTTPANFASFPANISSLVVPESPKPNNASTKLVVAAVVAAVLFATSAAAFFFCRRRRNGRISTHEKPFRSESIKLRTTTATAATTTTSASSDFLYLGTMVNSRVPDGPPLDSPELRPLPPLGLGPRDYGNGDVGSERNEEEEEFYSPKGFGSGSARGFSVENFGDRSNGSTCSSSNSPSPTPSFSISFSPPISSTPRSSNKLHAPPSYSDHSAKSPTCSSPERDLDRHTDASPPMSTVESPPKISSAFLKPASAPPPPPPPRPPPPPPPPPPPPPPPPPPALKNVENPMIPSPSIRRPVPLKPPALTTPSRPFVFFQNPSRLSPVALESSSKTEEKTEETPKPKLKPLHWDKVRASSDREMVWDQLKSSSFKLDEEMIETLFVVNTSNSDSKDTNRRVVIPSPNQENRVLDPKKSQNIAILLRALNVTTEEVCEALFEGNADALGTELLESLLKMAPTKEEERKLKDYKDDSPFKLGSAEKFLKAVLDIPFAFKRVDAMLYTTNFDSEVEYLKKSFETLEAACEELRNSRMFLKLLEAVLKTGNRMNVGTNRGDAHAFKLDTLLKLVDVKGADGKTTLLHFVVQEIIRAEGARLSATNNQTPKSTPNEDAKCRKLGLQVVSGLSSELNNVKKAAAMDSDVLSSDVSKLSRGIGNIREVVRLNQAVGLVESSQKFCESMNSFMKMAEEEIIRIQALESVALSLVKEITEYFHGNSAKEEAHPFRIFMVVRDFLTNLDRVCKEVGMINERTIVSTAHKFPVPVNPTLPTGFPGSNERHQYSSSDDESSSP, encoded by the exons ATGCCCACCGCCGCTACCGGCTTCTTGTGGTTGTTGGTGGTGTTGTCATACGGCGGAACCCACCACCAGACCGCCGCGCTCAGCCGCCGGATCCTCCACCAGCCATTCTTCCCATTGGATTCTACTCCTCCTTCTCCGCCTCCGTCTCCTCCCCAGACCCCATTTTCCGGTTCTACTCCTGACCCAGGTTCTTTTTTCCCAACTGAGCActcgccgccgccgccgccccCCGCCACCGCCAGGCCCACCACCCCCGCCAACTTCGCTTCATTTCCGGCGAACATTTCCTCCCTCGTTGTTCCTGAGTCACCCAAGCCCAACAATGCGTCCACCAAGCTTGTAGTGGCGGCGGTCGTCGCTGCCGTTCTCTTTGCTACTTCTGCCGCTGCTTTCTTCTTCTGCCGCCGGCGCCGGAATGGGCGGATCTCCACCCATGAGAAGCCATTCAGATCGGAGAGTATCAAGCTCAGAACGACAACAGCTACTGCTGCTACAACTACCACTTCAGCCAGCTCTGACTTTCTGTATCTGGGTACTATGGTGAATTCTCGGGTACCCGATGGTCCTCCACTGGACTCGCCGGAGCTCCGACCGCTGCCGCCCCTGGGTCTGGGCCCGCGAGATTATGGGAATGGGGATGTGGGTTCGGAGAGGAATGAGGAAGAGGAGGAGTTTTACTCTCCGAAAGGATTTGGATCGGGGTCTGCAAGAGGGTTTTCTGTTGAGAATTTTGGGGATAGAAGCAATGGCTCCACTTGTTCTTCTTCCAATTCACCTTCTCCAACTCCGTCCTTTTCAATCAGCTTCTCTCCTCCAATTAGCTCCACTCCCAGGAGCTCCAATAAACTCCACGCGCCACCATCCTATTCGGATCACAGTGCCAAGTCTCCAACTTGTTCATCGCCGGAGAGAGATTTGGACAGACACACAGATGCATCACCGCCAATGTCAACCGTGGAATCACCTCCCAAGATTAGCAGTGCTTTTCTGAAACCTGCTTCTGCCCCTCCCCCACCGCCGCCGCCGCGGCCtccaccaccgccaccaccgccaccaccaccaccacctcctcctcctccgcCTGCACTGAAGAATGTTGAAAATCCGATGATTCCTTCCCCATCGATTCGTCGGCCGGTGCCGCTGAAGCCGCCAGCACTGACAACACCTTCAAGGCCTTTTGTATTCTTCCAAAACCCATCAAGGCTTTCTCCAGTTGCTTTGGAGTCGAGTTCTAAAACTGAGGAGAAGACTGAGGAGACCCCGAAGCCGAAATTGAAGCCGTTGCATTGGGACAAAGTGAGAGCGAGCTCCGATCGTGAAATGGTGTGGGATCAGCTGAAATCCAGCTCCTTTAA ATTGGATGAGGAGATGATCGAAACCTTGTTTGTAGTAAATACCTCAAACTCCGATTCTAAGGATACAAATCGGCGCGTTGTGATTCCCTCACCCAACCAAGAAAATCGGGTGCTTGATCCGAAAAAGTCGCAGAACATTGCAATTCTGCTAAGGGCACTCAATGTGACCACTGAGGAAGTCTGTGAAGCCCTTTTTGAAG GTAATGCAGATGCACTTGGAACTGAACTACTTGAAAGTTTATTGAAGATGGCTCCAACTAAAGAGGAAGAACGGAAACTGAAAGATTACAAAGATGATTCACCATTCAAGCTGGGGTCAGCTGAGAAATTTTTGAAGGCAGTGCTTGATATACCTTTTGCATTTAAGAGGGTGGATGCAATGCTCTACACCACCAACTTTGATTCTGAGGTGGAGTACCTGAAAAAGTCCTTTGAAACTCTAGAG GCAGCCTGTGAAGAACTAAGGAACAGCAGGATGTTCTTGAAGCTCCTGGAAGCTGTGCTTAAGACTGGGAACCGCATGAATGTTGGGACAAACCGTGGGGATGCCCATGCCTTCAAGCTCGACACACTTCTCAAGCTTGTTGATGTCAAGGGTGCTGATGGGAAAACCACACTCTTGCATTTTGTCGTACAGGAAATTATAAGAGCTGAAGGTGCTCGGCTTTCTGCTACCAACAACCAAACTCCAAAATCCACTCCCAATGAAGATGCAAAATGTAGAAAGCTTGGCCTGCAAGTTGTCTCTGGTCTTAGCTCAGAGCTCAACAATGTGAAAAAAGCTGCTGCCATGGACTCTGATGTGCTTAGCAGTGATGTCTCCAAGCTTTCTAGAGGAATCGGGAACATTAGGGAGGTTGTGCGATTAAACCAAGCGGTAGGGTTGGTGGAAAGCAGCCAGAAGTTTTGTGAGTCGATGAACAGTTTCATGAAAATGGCTGAGGAGGAGATTATAAGGATTCAGGCCCTAGAAAGTGTTGCCCTTTCTCTAGTAAAGGAGATAACAGAGTACTTCCATGGGAACTCAGCTAAGGAAGAAGCTCATCCATTTAGAATCTTCATGGTGGTGAGGGACTTCCTTACAAATCTTGATCGGGTTTGTAAGGAAGTTGGAATGATCAATGAGCGAACAATAGTCAGTACCGCCCATAAATTTCCAGTCCCAGTGAACCCAACTCTTCCTACAGGTTTTCCCGGATCCAATGAAAGGCATCAGTACAGTTCTTCAGACGATGAAAGTTCATCTCCTTAG
- the LOC117918850 gene encoding mediator of RNA polymerase II transcription subunit 19a isoform X4 — MDPEGAKFGRGPRELTGAVDLINHYKLVAHHEFFCKRSLPLSISDTHYLHNVVGDTEIRKGDGMQLDQLIQNTSYSRDTNAEKGIPTIAGKSKSESKDKERKHKKHKDRDKDKDKEHKKHKHRHNRSKEKDKEKKDRSGQHDSAADHSKKHHEKKRKHDGEEDVNDIQRHKKNKHKSSKIDELGAIKVAG, encoded by the exons ATGGATCCTGAAGGTGCAAAATTTGGAAGAG GGCCAAGAGAACTAACTGGTGCAGTAGATCTCATAAATCATTACAAGTTGGTGGCTCACCATGAGTTTTTCTGCAAGAGGTCACTTCCTTTGTCAATTTCCGACACACACTATCTTCACAATGTGGTGGGGGACACAGAGATCAGAAAAGGAGATGGAATGCAACTGGATCAACTTATTCAGAACACCTCCTATTCCAGAGATACGAAT GCAGAGAAGGGGATTCCAACAATTGCTGGAAAATCAAAAAGTGAATCAAAAGACAAGGAGAGGAAGCATAAAAAGCACAAGGATAGAGACAAAGACAAGGATAAAGAGCATAAGAAGCACAAGCACCGCCATAATCGAAGTAAAGAGAAGGACAAGGAGAAGAAGGATAGAAGTGGGCAGCATGATTCTGCTGCTGATCACTCAAAGAAACACCATGAGAAG AAAAGGAAGCATGATGGGGAGGAAGATGTTAATGACATTCAGAGACACAAGAAAAATAAG CATAAGAGCTCAAAAATTGACGAACTGGGTGCAATAAAGGTAGCTGGCTGA
- the LOC117919180 gene encoding acyl-coenzyme A thioesterase 9, mitochondrial — translation MASNFTAPIPVVGTVTSPFETEEGDAQNPQPPPSRKPLSLWPGMYHSPVTAALWETRSSIFETLLDPPLHAPPQTQLLTKTPSYSRTSILYNFSSDNILREQYRDPWNEVRIGKLLEDLDALAGTISVKHCSDDDTTTRPLLLVTASVDRMVLKKPISVNLDLEISGAVIWVGRSSIEVQLEVTQSTNESSNTSDSVALTADFIFVARDYKTNKAAPVNRLSPETEQEKLLFEEAEARNNLRKRKRGGERRDFKNGEVNRLEALLAEGRIFCDMPALADRESILLRHTCLENSLICQPQQRNIHGRIFGGFLMHRAFELAFSTAYAFAGMVPCFLEVDHVDFLRPVDVGDFLRFKSCVLFTQLENPEQPLINIEVVAHVTRPELRSSEVSNTFYFTFTVRPEAKATKNGFRIRNVVPATEEEARRILERMDAESLLLDKDETGQ, via the exons ATGGCTTCCAACTTCACAGCTCCAATTCCGGTGGTTGGAACAGTGACATCTCCGTTTGAGACAGAAGAGGGCGATGCCCAAAACCCACAGCCTCCACCCTCAAGAAAACCTCTGAGTCTGTGGCCAGGCATGTACCACTCCCCAGTCACAGCCGCTCTCTGGGAGACCAGGTCCAGCATCTTCGAAACCCTTCTCGACCCACCTCTCCACGCGCCTCCCCAAACCCAACTCCTCACCAAAACCCCCTCCTACAGCCGCACCTCCATCCTCTACAACTTCTCCTCCGACAACATCCTCAGGGAGCAGTACAGAGACCCTTGGAATGAGGTCAGAATAGGGAAGTTGCTTGAAGACCTCGATGCCCTTGCTGGCACCATTTCTGTTAAG CACTGTTCTGATGATGATACCACCACCAGGCCCCTCTTGCTTGTCACTGCTTCTGTGGACAGGATGGTGCTCAAGAAGCCCATCAGCGTCAACCTTGATCTCGAAATTTCCGGCGCTGTCATCTGGGTTGGCCGCTCTTCCATTGAAGTTCAGCTTGAAGTCACTCAATCTACAAATG AGAGCTCCAATACTTCAGACTCAGTGGCTCTTACGGCCGACTTCATATTTGTGGCCCGTGACTATAAGACAAATAAAGCTGCCCCAGTGAACCGGCTGTCACCAGAAACAGAACAAGAGAAGTTGCTTTTTGAAGAAGCAGAAGCAAGGAATAATCTcagaaaaaggaagaggggaggagagagaagagaCTTTAAGAATGGGGAAGTAAATAGGCTTGAAGCACTGTTGGCTGAAGGACGCATCTTTTGTGACATGCCAGCCTTGGCAGACAGGGAGAGCATTCTTCTACGGCATACCTGCCTGGAGAACTCCTTAATTTGCCAGCCACAGCAAAGGAACATCCATGGTCGGATCTTTGGAGGGTTTTTAATGCACCGTGCATTTGAATTGGCATTCTCAACAGCTTATGCCTTTGCTGGCATGGTACCTTGCTTTTTAGAAGTTGATCATGTTGACTTCTTAAGACCT GTTGATGTTGGAGACTTTCTGCGTTTCAAATCCTGTGTTCTTTTCACTCAACTTGAGAACCCCGAACAGCCTCTAATCAACATTGAAGTTGTTGCTCATGTTACAAGGCCGGAGCTCAGGTCTAGTGAG GTGTCCAATACATTCTACTTCACTTTTACTGTCCGTCCAGAGGCTAAGGCCACCAAAAATGGATTTAGAATTCGGAATGTGGTTCCAGCAACAGAAGAGGAAGCACGCCGTATTCTGGAGCGCATGGATGCTGAGAGTTTGTTGCTAGACAAAGATGAAACAGGACAGTAG
- the LOC117918850 gene encoding mediator of RNA polymerase II transcription subunit 19a isoform X1, with product MDPEGAKFGRGPRELTGAVDLINHYKLVAHHEFFCKRSLPLSISDTHYLHNVVGDTEIRKGDGMQLDQLIQNTSYSRDTNVRIQPFDLDVLREAFQLRETAPIDLPPAEKGIPTIAGKSKSESKDKERKHKKHKDRDKDKDKEHKKHKHRHNRSKEKDKEKKDRSGQHDSAADHSKKHHEKKRKHDGEEDVNDIQRHKKNKHKSSKIDELGAIKVAG from the exons ATGGATCCTGAAGGTGCAAAATTTGGAAGAG GGCCAAGAGAACTAACTGGTGCAGTAGATCTCATAAATCATTACAAGTTGGTGGCTCACCATGAGTTTTTCTGCAAGAGGTCACTTCCTTTGTCAATTTCCGACACACACTATCTTCACAATGTGGTGGGGGACACAGAGATCAGAAAAGGAGATGGAATGCAACTGGATCAACTTATTCAGAACACCTCCTATTCCAGAGATACGAATGTGCGTATACAACCTTTTGACCTAGATGTTCTCAGGGAGGCATTCCAACTAAGGGAAACTGCTCCAATTGATCTGCCTCCT GCAGAGAAGGGGATTCCAACAATTGCTGGAAAATCAAAAAGTGAATCAAAAGACAAGGAGAGGAAGCATAAAAAGCACAAGGATAGAGACAAAGACAAGGATAAAGAGCATAAGAAGCACAAGCACCGCCATAATCGAAGTAAAGAGAAGGACAAGGAGAAGAAGGATAGAAGTGGGCAGCATGATTCTGCTGCTGATCACTCAAAGAAACACCATGAGAAG AAAAGGAAGCATGATGGGGAGGAAGATGTTAATGACATTCAGAGACACAAGAAAAATAAG CATAAGAGCTCAAAAATTGACGAACTGGGTGCAATAAAGGTAGCTGGCTGA